One Pseudonocardia abyssalis DNA segment encodes these proteins:
- a CDS encoding NAD(P)-dependent alcohol dehydrogenase, with protein MKAIVQERFGPPEVLELIDADVPHVGPGEVLIRVRAAALNPADWHVLRGDPLVARLGGIGLRRPRGRIAGSDVAGRVVGVGAGVTGLREGDEVHGSGRGAFAEYAAAPAALLAPVPPGLSAEQAAAMPTAGITALHAIRDVGAVTPGTRVLVNGASGGVGTFAVQIAVALGAEVTGVCSTRNLDLVRSLGAAAVVDHTADDVTGRPERYDVVVDLAGNHPIPALRRVLVPDGTLVLCAGGAPGAFLGAVGTVLRAAVTDPFVRHRIRFLASTPKPADLPALGALVADGLLRPVIDRTYPLVDVAEGLRYVEQGHARGKVVVTVS; from the coding sequence ATGAAGGCGATCGTGCAGGAACGGTTCGGACCACCGGAGGTGCTGGAGCTGATCGACGCCGACGTGCCCCACGTGGGGCCGGGCGAGGTGCTGATCCGGGTGCGGGCGGCGGCACTCAACCCGGCCGACTGGCATGTGCTGCGCGGCGACCCGCTGGTCGCGCGGCTCGGCGGGATCGGGCTGCGGCGGCCGCGGGGGCGGATCGCCGGGTCGGACGTCGCGGGACGGGTGGTGGGTGTCGGTGCGGGGGTCACCGGCCTCCGCGAGGGCGACGAGGTCCACGGCAGCGGCCGCGGCGCATTCGCCGAGTACGCCGCGGCGCCGGCCGCACTGCTCGCGCCCGTGCCGCCCGGCCTGTCCGCCGAGCAGGCCGCGGCGATGCCGACGGCCGGGATCACCGCGTTGCACGCGATCCGGGACGTCGGTGCGGTGACGCCCGGGACCCGGGTGCTCGTCAACGGGGCGTCCGGCGGCGTCGGTACGTTCGCGGTGCAGATCGCCGTCGCGCTGGGGGCGGAGGTCACCGGCGTCTGCAGCACCCGCAACCTCGACCTGGTGCGTTCGCTCGGCGCGGCCGCTGTCGTCGACCACACCGCCGACGACGTGACCGGCCGCCCCGAGCGGTACGACGTCGTCGTGGACCTCGCGGGCAACCACCCGATCCCCGCGCTGCGCCGGGTCCTCGTCCCGGACGGCACGCTGGTGCTCTGTGCGGGTGGTGCGCCGGGTGCGTTCCTCGGGGCGGTCGGAACGGTGCTGCGCGCGGCGGTGACCGACCCGTTCGTCCGGCACCGGATCCGGTTCCTGGCCTCCACCCCGAAGCCCGCCGACCTGCCCGCGCTCGGGGCGCTCGTCGCCGACGGGCTGCTGCGGCCGGTGATCGACCGGACGTACCCGCTGGTCGACGTCGCGGAGGGGCTGCGCTACGTCGAGCAGGGGCACGCGCGCGGGAAGGTCGTCGTGACGGTGTCGTGA
- a CDS encoding thymidine kinase, translated as MAKLYFRYGAMNSGKSTALIQVAHNYEERGQRVLIVKPAVDTKSPAVLSRIGVDREVDLVAGPDVPVRERILAAREIDCVLVDEAQFLSPEQVDDLFRLAVEDGVPVIAYGLRSDFRTRGFPGSIRLMELAHSIEELKTICRCGRKAILNARTVDGRFTQSGDQVAIEGDVGYESMCGSCYIRDLGWTP; from the coding sequence GTGGCCAAGCTGTACTTCCGCTACGGCGCGATGAACTCCGGCAAGTCGACGGCGCTGATCCAGGTGGCGCACAACTACGAGGAGCGCGGGCAGCGCGTCCTCATCGTCAAGCCGGCGGTCGACACCAAGAGCCCGGCCGTGCTGTCGCGGATCGGGGTCGACCGGGAGGTCGACCTCGTCGCGGGGCCGGACGTCCCGGTGCGGGAGCGGATCCTCGCGGCCCGCGAGATCGACTGCGTGCTCGTCGACGAGGCCCAGTTCCTCTCCCCCGAGCAGGTCGACGACCTTTTCCGGCTCGCCGTGGAGGACGGCGTGCCGGTCATCGCCTACGGCCTGCGCAGCGATTTCCGCACGCGCGGCTTTCCCGGCAGCATCCGGCTGATGGAGCTCGCGCACTCCATCGAGGAGCTCAAGACGATCTGCCGGTGCGGGCGCAAGGCGATCCTCAACGCGCGCACGGTCGACGGGCGGTTCACGCAGTCCGGTGACCAGGTCGCCATCGAGGGGGACGTGGGGTACGAGTCGATGTGCGGGAGCTGCTACATCCGCGACCTCGGCTGGACGCCGTAG
- a CDS encoding alpha/beta hydrolase, producing MARRDVEFDAEGVTLRGWFYTAEGASGPAPTVVMAHGFSAVKEMYLDAFAEVFAAAGLNALVYDNRNFGASDGEPRQEIDPWAQIRDYRHAITYAGTLAETDASRIGVWGSSYSGGHVLVVAAIDRRVKAVVSQVPLVSGHDNVRALVRADFLAGFREMFDNDRLARFHGDPPAMVPVVDADPLAPSALPTADSYTWFTETGKTRAPSWRNEVTLRSVELFTEYEPVTYLPYISPTPLLLMPALGDHLTPSELAIAAFDLAHEPKKLSILPGGHFDAYVDGFDVSSGPARDWFVEHLAP from the coding sequence ATGGCTCGTCGCGATGTCGAGTTCGACGCCGAGGGCGTGACCCTGCGCGGCTGGTTCTACACGGCCGAGGGCGCCTCCGGTCCGGCACCGACGGTGGTGATGGCGCACGGGTTCTCCGCGGTGAAGGAGATGTACCTCGACGCGTTCGCCGAGGTGTTCGCGGCCGCGGGTCTCAACGCGCTGGTCTACGACAACCGCAACTTCGGCGCCAGCGACGGCGAGCCGCGCCAGGAGATCGACCCCTGGGCGCAGATCCGCGACTACCGCCACGCGATCACCTACGCGGGGACCCTGGCCGAGACCGACGCGTCGCGCATCGGGGTGTGGGGCAGCAGCTACTCCGGCGGGCATGTGCTGGTCGTCGCGGCGATCGACCGCCGGGTGAAGGCCGTCGTCAGCCAGGTCCCGCTGGTCAGCGGGCACGACAACGTGCGGGCGCTGGTCCGGGCCGACTTCCTCGCCGGGTTCCGCGAGATGTTCGACAACGACCGCCTCGCGCGCTTCCACGGCGACCCGCCCGCGATGGTGCCCGTCGTCGACGCCGACCCGCTGGCCCCCTCCGCGCTGCCCACGGCCGACTCGTACACGTGGTTCACCGAGACCGGCAAGACGCGCGCGCCGTCGTGGCGCAACGAGGTGACGCTGCGCAGCGTGGAGCTGTTCACCGAGTACGAGCCGGTCACCTACCTGCCCTACATCAGCCCGACGCCGCTGCTGCTCATGCCGGCGCTCGGCGACCACCTCACCCCGTCGGAACTGGCGATCGCCGCGTTCGACCTGGCCCACGAGCCGAAGAAGCTCAGCATCCTGCCCGGCGGGCACTTCGACGCCTACGTCGACGGGTTCGACGTCTCCAGCGGGCCGGCCCGGGACTGGTTCGTCGAACACCTCGCCCCCTGA
- a CDS encoding helix-turn-helix domain-containing protein codes for MAREHGTARGHEAWATGPGDRASQWREMLSATHLPWTVSVPDAPAFDARIRRWWIDDLALVDCACGPCSGTRQRRQVADTDGEFVTVLITRAGRETVSQCGVEAELKPGDVVAWDSTKPARFAVWEPLSKRSLLIPRAALDEVSGRTWVTGGIRLDGRSPATRLLTTYLDTLSMALPDLPPSAVAAARNATLELFIGALRADGDVPSTSTARPALRASMDRFIEQHLLDAVTPTSIASAHGVSIRTVNRVFNATGQTVGEVIRVRRLARARDDLTKTDRPISVIAHRWGFSDISHFSRTFKARYGRSPSDYRGGAHVQRPGAAVQRGGVRTDETGVTADRD; via the coding sequence ATGGCGCGCGAGCACGGGACGGCGCGCGGGCACGAGGCCTGGGCGACGGGTCCGGGGGACCGGGCGTCGCAGTGGCGGGAGATGCTGTCGGCGACCCACCTGCCGTGGACGGTGTCGGTGCCCGACGCGCCCGCTTTCGACGCCCGGATCCGCCGCTGGTGGATCGACGACCTCGCGCTCGTCGACTGCGCGTGCGGGCCCTGCTCGGGCACGCGGCAGCGCAGGCAGGTCGCCGACACCGACGGCGAGTTCGTGACCGTCCTCATCACCCGGGCGGGCCGCGAGACCGTCAGCCAGTGCGGCGTCGAGGCGGAGCTGAAGCCCGGTGACGTCGTGGCGTGGGACAGCACGAAGCCGGCGCGGTTCGCGGTGTGGGAGCCGCTGTCGAAACGGAGCCTGCTGATCCCGCGGGCGGCGCTCGACGAGGTCAGCGGGCGGACGTGGGTGACCGGCGGCATCCGGCTCGACGGGCGGTCGCCCGCGACGCGGCTGCTCACGACCTACCTCGACACGCTGAGCATGGCCCTGCCCGACCTGCCGCCGTCCGCGGTGGCGGCCGCCCGCAACGCGACGCTGGAGCTGTTCATCGGGGCGCTGCGAGCCGACGGCGACGTCCCGTCGACGAGCACGGCCCGGCCCGCGCTGCGCGCGTCGATGGACCGGTTCATCGAGCAGCACCTGCTCGACGCCGTGACGCCGACGTCGATCGCGAGTGCCCACGGCGTCTCGATCCGCACCGTCAACCGGGTCTTCAACGCCACCGGGCAGACGGTCGGCGAGGTGATCCGGGTGCGCCGCCTCGCCCGGGCCCGCGACGACCTGACGAAGACCGACCGGCCCATCTCGGTGATCGCGCACCGGTGGGGCTTCTCCGACATCAGCCACTTCAGCCGCACGTTCAAGGCCCGCTACGGGCGCTCGCCGAGCGACTACCGGGGTGGCGCGCACGTACAACGGCCTGGCGCGGCCGTGCAACGCGGCGGCGTCCGCACGGATGAGACTGGGGTCACAGCAGACCGGGACTGA
- a CDS encoding 3-keto-5-aminohexanoate cleavage protein, whose protein sequence is MTVWLEAALNGPWGRDRQPGIPVTADEIVADALDAAAAGAAVVHFHAYDERTGRQRDDYEIYAPIIERIRARVDVVCCPTIPFAGSGDAAEPLSPAARFAAVEKLLEAGLIEWSVVDPGSVNISLADDVAQGREGFVYANPESHVRYGLALAAGHRMTPSYAIYEPGFLRLGAALHRASPGVPQPVYRFMFTEQFTFGLPPREWALQTYLRLLRDEAPGAPWMVAGLGVEIEPLIGAAVRAGGHVRVGLEDAPLGCPTGNRELVERAARLIADAGGGLATAAEVRAG, encoded by the coding sequence ACCGGCAGCCCGGCATCCCCGTGACCGCCGACGAGATCGTCGCGGACGCACTGGACGCGGCGGCGGCGGGCGCGGCGGTCGTCCACTTCCACGCCTACGACGAGCGCACCGGCCGCCAGCGCGACGACTACGAGATCTACGCGCCGATCATCGAACGGATCCGGGCCCGCGTGGACGTCGTCTGCTGCCCGACGATCCCGTTCGCCGGCAGCGGTGACGCCGCGGAGCCGCTCTCGCCCGCCGCCCGGTTCGCCGCCGTCGAGAAGCTGCTGGAGGCCGGGCTGATCGAGTGGTCGGTGGTGGACCCGGGGTCGGTCAACATCTCCCTCGCCGACGACGTCGCGCAGGGGCGGGAGGGCTTCGTCTACGCCAACCCGGAGTCGCACGTCCGCTACGGCCTCGCCCTGGCCGCCGGGCACCGCATGACGCCGTCGTACGCGATCTACGAGCCCGGCTTCCTGCGGCTCGGCGCGGCACTGCACCGCGCGTCGCCGGGGGTGCCGCAGCCGGTCTACCGGTTCATGTTCACCGAGCAGTTCACCTTCGGGCTCCCACCGCGGGAGTGGGCGCTGCAGACCTACCTGCGGCTGCTGCGCGACGAAGCGCCCGGTGCGCCGTGGATGGTCGCGGGGCTCGGCGTGGAGATCGAGCCGCTGATCGGTGCGGCGGTGCGGGCGGGCGGGCACGTCCGGGTCGGGCTGGAGGACGCGCCGCTGGGCTGCCCGACCGGCAACCGCGAACTCGTCGAGCGGGCCGCGCGGCTGATCGCCGACGCGGGCGGTGGCCTCGCGACCGCGGCCGAGGTCCGCGCCGGCTGA